GCGATATCTTCTATCTCGCTAACTCTTTTCAGAAAGCTTTCAAGCACTTCTCTTCTTGCTCCAGGTCTAGCCGCACTTAAAGTATCTGCTGTACAAACAGCAGCACACTCTATAGTCTCAGCTTCTTCATGGCCGTGGTGAGCATAGATTGCATTTATAACAACAGGATGCTCTTTGTAGCGTCTACAGACTTCAGCTCCTAAATCCACATGACTTCCTTCATAATCATGAGTTAAAGCCTTACCAATATCATGAAGAAGTCCAGCACGCCTTGCTAAATTTCCATCTCCACCTGTTTCATCTGCTATTATTCCTGCAAGATGAGCAACTTCAAGACTGTGAGCAAGAGCGTTTTGTCCATAACTTGCTCTAAATTTTAGCTTTCCAATTAACTTTAAAAGTTCAGGATGTATGCCATTTAGCCCCAAATCCATCGCTATATTTTCACCCTCTTCTAAGATGCTATCTTCAAATTCTTTACTAACTTTTTCGTATAGCTCTTCTATTCTAGCAGGCTGAATTCTACCATCTTCAACTAAAAGTTCAATAACTTTAGTTGCAATTGCTCTTCTGTAAAGGTTAAAACTACTAAGAACTATAGCATGAGGCGTGTCATCGATGATTACATCAACGCCAAGCACCATTTCAAGGGTTTTGATATTTCGCCCTTCTTTGCCGATTATTCGCCCTTTTAACTCATCATTTTTTATATCAACAACATTTATAAGCCTCTCAGCTGCATACTCGCCAGCAAATCTAGTCGTAGCTTGAGCGATGATATAATTAGCTCTTTTTTTGGCCTCTCTTTTTGCCTCTTCTTCATATTTCCTTACGATGTGAGCGATATCTCCACGACTTTTTTCTTCAACCCTTCTTAAAACTTCCTCTTTTGCCTCATCTTCTGTTAAACCAGCAGCGTGTTCTAAAATTTTAAGTGCTTCAGCAATTTTACTTTCATAGCTTTTCTTTAAGCTAATACCTTCATCATAGGTATTAATAGCTTCTTTTTTATCTTTTTCAAGCTCTATTTGGCTTTTGCTTAAATTCTCTTTTTCTTCGTCTAAAATTCGCTCTTTTTTCTCTAGTTCACTAAATTTAAGATCAAATTCTTTTTGAAGCTTACTTCCTTTATCTTCGTAGGCTTTTTTAGCATCAAATTCAGCCTGTTTTACAGTTAGCTTTGCATCTTTTAAGATACTTTTAGCTTCGTATTCTATGGCTTTTGCTTTTGCTTTTGCCTGTTCTACAAAAATCTCATAGTTTGCTTCATTTATCCTTTTAGCGACTAGATATCCACCTCCAACTCCCACTGCACCGACTCCTAAGCCTAATAAAATCTCTATCATTTTTGCCTCTAATATAACTTTTTTTTGGAGTTAGATAAATATCACATTTTATGTCATAATCAAGTGTAACAATATCCTTTAAAAACATATCTTTTATACCTACAAATACTATTTTTGGTCTGTAACCAAGTTTGCTAAAAAAAATATCATAATAACCCTTGCCATGACCGATCCTAGCCAAATTTCCATCAACTCCAACAACTGGAACTACAGCTAAATCTACTCTCTTTTCGAAGGCATTTTGATTATTTGTCTCTTTTATTCCAAATTTTGACCTGTGAAAAGGTAGTCTTAATTTTACCATTTTAAAACTGATATTTTCCATAAATGGAACGAGTAATTGTGAGTTACTAGACAACTTGCCTCTTAAAAGCAAGACATTTGGTTCAAATTTTGTTGGCACAAACAGCAAAATTCTCTTGTAATTATAAAATTTAATTATTCTACATAAATTTAAAATCACAGAATAATGCTTACATTTTGCACTAAATTTTATCTCTTTTTTAAGAGAATTTTTGGCAAATTTTCTAAACTCATCTTTTTTCATATCAACCATTTACAGAAATTTCAGTTAGTAAAGATATAATAATACACTTATTTTTAAAACACTAAGGAAATTTAATGAAATTTAGACATTTATTTATCGCTTGTTTGCTAGTTTTTATAGTAGGTTGTGATAATAAAGAAGAAGAAAAAACAAATGAAGATGCAGAAGTTACGCAAATTCCAGCAACAGAAGCTAAGTTAACACAAAATTTAAACGCTCCTTTTAATTTAGAGATGATTGATGGCGAAATTTTTACCATGATAAGAAAAGATGGTGGTTTTGATATGGGAGATGGAAGTCATACTACGCTTTTTGTATACTGGGCAACTTGGTGCCCACCTTGCATTATTGAAATAAAACCACTAAATAATCTATCTAAAAATTTTGGAAAAAAACTAAAAATAATTAGCGTTTTAGTAAATGATCCAATAGGCGATGACGAGATAAAAGATTTTATCAAAAAGCATAACATAGACTACTCCATTACAAGAGATAGCGAGACTTTGATTAAATCAATTGGCGGGATAAAAGGAATTCCTTTTATGGTGCTTTATGATAGCAATGGAAACTACGATAGACACTACTTTGGCATAATAGCAGAAGAGATGCTTCAAAAAGATATAGAAAAGCTAACAGGAGATCTTGAAGTTAAAAAAGATAGCAATGAAACTGAAGAAGAAAATGATAATAATGTTACAAAGGAAGATAAAAAGTGATTAATTTTTTTAAAAAAGGTCTAGCTAAAACAGCTGAAATTTTAAAATCCGCAAAACCAAATGACTCTAAAATCTCAAAAGAGATTCTAGAAGAGATGCTGCTTGAAGCAGATGTTGACTATGAGATAGTCAATGAAATCATCTATTACCTGCCGCCAAGTGATGAGATAAAAAGAGATGATCTAAAACGCGTAATGAGTAGTTATTTTATGTATGAACACAACACAAAAATAGACACTAAGCCCTTTGTTGAACTAATACTTGGTGTAAATGGTGCTGGAAAGACAACAACTATCGCAAAATTAGCAAATTTATATAAAAATAGTGGAAAAAAGGTAATCCTTGGAGCGTGTGATACATTTAGAGCTGGTGCGATCGAGCAACTTAGACAGTGGAGCATAAAAATAGACGTTCCTATCATAGCTACAAAACAGGGTCACGACCCAGCAAGCGTGGCTTATGATGCTATAAGTTCAGCTGTAGCAAAGGGATTTGACAGTGTCTTAATAGATACAGCAGGACGCCTTCAAAACCAAAAAAACCTAGCAAACGAGCTAGAAAAAATCGTAAGAATTTCAAATAAAGCTTTGGATAAAGCGCCACATAGAAAAATAATTATATTAGATGCAACTCAGGGAAACAACTCTTACGCTCAAGCAAAAGCCTTTAATGAGATAGTAAAACTTGATGGTGTTATCATCACAAAGCTTGATGGAACGCCAAAAGGTGGTGCACTTTTTAGCATAGCAAGAGAGCTTGAAATTCCTATACTTTATATAGGCGTAGGAGAAAAAATGGAGGATTTAGTCAAATTTAACCCTGATGAATTTTTAGATACGCTTCTTGATGCGATATTTGAGTAGAGTTTTATTTTTTATAGCACTTTTAGGAGTGGAGTATCTATCTTTTACCCCTAAAAATATCGCTATAATTCAAAATTCTTGGGATAAATTTAACCACTTTGTGGCATTTTTTGCACTTACATTTTTACTAAATTTAGGGTTTAATCTAAAATTTAAAACTAAGATAATCATTCTTTTGGTGATTGCTTTTCAAATTGAAATAGTTCAAAGCTTTTTAGATTTTAGAGAATTTAGCTTATTAGATATAGTTGCTGATATGGTTGGTGTGGGATTTGGCATTATAGGATATAAAATTTATAAAA
The sequence above is a segment of the Campylobacter corcagiensis genome. Coding sequences within it:
- the rny gene encoding ribonuclease Y produces the protein MIEILLGLGVGAVGVGGGYLVAKRINEANYEIFVEQAKAKAKAIEYEAKSILKDAKLTVKQAEFDAKKAYEDKGSKLQKEFDLKFSELEKKERILDEEKENLSKSQIELEKDKKEAINTYDEGISLKKSYESKIAEALKILEHAAGLTEDEAKEEVLRRVEEKSRGDIAHIVRKYEEEAKREAKKRANYIIAQATTRFAGEYAAERLINVVDIKNDELKGRIIGKEGRNIKTLEMVLGVDVIIDDTPHAIVLSSFNLYRRAIATKVIELLVEDGRIQPARIEELYEKVSKEFEDSILEEGENIAMDLGLNGIHPELLKLIGKLKFRASYGQNALAHSLEVAHLAGIIADETGGDGNLARRAGLLHDIGKALTHDYEGSHVDLGAEVCRRYKEHPVVINAIYAHHGHEEAETIECAAVCTADTLSAARPGARREVLESFLKRVSEIEDIATSKDGVKQAYAINAGREVRVIANANLVNDDEAILVAKEIAQDIEARVQYPGEIKVSVIRETRATSYAK
- a CDS encoding 5-formyltetrahydrofolate cyclo-ligase is translated as MVDMKKDEFRKFAKNSLKKEIKFSAKCKHYSVILNLCRIIKFYNYKRILLFVPTKFEPNVLLLRGKLSSNSQLLVPFMENISFKMVKLRLPFHRSKFGIKETNNQNAFEKRVDLAVVPVVGVDGNLARIGHGKGYYDIFFSKLGYRPKIVFVGIKDMFLKDIVTLDYDIKCDIYLTPKKSYIRGKNDRDFIRLRSRCSGSWRWISSR
- a CDS encoding TlpA family protein disulfide reductase, encoding MKFRHLFIACLLVFIVGCDNKEEEKTNEDAEVTQIPATEAKLTQNLNAPFNLEMIDGEIFTMIRKDGGFDMGDGSHTTLFVYWATWCPPCIIEIKPLNNLSKNFGKKLKIISVLVNDPIGDDEIKDFIKKHNIDYSITRDSETLIKSIGGIKGIPFMVLYDSNGNYDRHYFGIIAEEMLQKDIEKLTGDLEVKKDSNETEEENDNNVTKEDKK
- the ftsY gene encoding signal recognition particle-docking protein FtsY; the protein is MINFFKKGLAKTAEILKSAKPNDSKISKEILEEMLLEADVDYEIVNEIIYYLPPSDEIKRDDLKRVMSSYFMYEHNTKIDTKPFVELILGVNGAGKTTTIAKLANLYKNSGKKVILGACDTFRAGAIEQLRQWSIKIDVPIIATKQGHDPASVAYDAISSAVAKGFDSVLIDTAGRLQNQKNLANELEKIVRISNKALDKAPHRKIIILDATQGNNSYAQAKAFNEIVKLDGVIITKLDGTPKGGALFSIARELEIPILYIGVGEKMEDLVKFNPDEFLDTLLDAIFE
- a CDS encoding VanZ family protein; protein product: MRYLSRVLFFIALLGVEYLSFTPKNIAIIQNSWDKFNHFVAFFALTFLLNLGFNLKFKTKIIILLVIAFQIEIVQSFLDFREFSLLDIVADMVGVGFGIIGYKIYKKALNGKI